A single genomic interval of Stenotrophomonas sp. ZAC14D1_NAIMI4_1 harbors:
- a CDS encoding epoxyqueuosine reductase QueH, protein MTEFQRPDLSLPADGKRLLLHSCCAPCSGEVMEAITASGIDYAIFFYNPNIHPVKEYELRKQENIRFAEQHGIPFIDCDYDTDNWFSRARGMENEPERGIRCTMCFDMRFERTALYAHEHGYDTISSSLGISRWKNMAQINDCGIRAASRYEGLQYWDYNWRKGGGASRMVEISKREQFYQQEYCGCVYSLRDANRHRRETGRERIKIGLLYYGQDAETPQGD, encoded by the coding sequence ATGACCGAGTTCCAACGCCCCGACCTGTCCCTGCCCGCCGACGGCAAGCGCCTGCTGCTGCATTCGTGCTGCGCGCCCTGCTCGGGTGAAGTGATGGAGGCGATCACTGCCTCCGGGATCGACTACGCGATCTTCTTCTACAACCCCAACATCCACCCGGTGAAGGAGTACGAGCTGCGCAAGCAGGAGAACATCCGCTTCGCCGAGCAGCACGGCATTCCCTTCATCGATTGCGACTACGACACCGACAACTGGTTCAGCCGTGCGCGCGGCATGGAAAACGAGCCCGAGCGCGGCATCCGCTGCACGATGTGCTTCGACATGCGTTTCGAGCGCACCGCGCTGTACGCGCATGAGCACGGCTACGACACCATCAGTTCGTCGCTGGGCATTTCGCGCTGGAAGAACATGGCGCAGATCAACGACTGCGGCATCCGCGCCGCGTCGCGCTACGAAGGCCTGCAGTACTGGGATTACAACTGGCGCAAGGGTGGCGGTGCCAGCCGCATGGTGGAAATCAGCAAGCGCGAGCAGTTCTACCAGCAGGAGTACTGCGGCTGCGTGTACTCGCTGCGCGATGCCAACCGCCACCGCCGCGAAACCGGCCGCGAGCGCATCAAGATCGGCCTGCTGTACTACGGCCAGGATGCTGAAACGCCGCAGGGCGATTGA
- the purU gene encoding formyltetrahydrofolate deformylase gives MRPDSILTLSCPDRTGIVYRVSGLLFDHGCNILDAQQFGDEESGRFFLRVHFDRDASLPLDTVHAAMAALAADYGMDWQLHDGRRRARLLVLVSKQGHCLNDLLFRAHSGQLKVDIAAVASNHADFAPLAASYQVPFHHLPVNAETRAMQEQQIIDLVERERIDLVVLARYMQILSPTLCRALAGRAINIHHSFLPSFKGAQPYHQAHARGVKIIGATAHYVTEDLDEGPIIEQDVARVDHAMAPRELVRLGSDTESQVLARAVRRHVEHRILLNGHRTVVFR, from the coding sequence ATGCGCCCCGATTCCATTCTTACCCTGTCCTGCCCCGACCGCACCGGTATCGTCTACCGCGTCTCGGGGCTGTTGTTCGACCACGGCTGCAACATCCTCGACGCCCAGCAGTTCGGCGATGAGGAGAGCGGCCGCTTCTTCCTGCGCGTGCATTTCGACCGCGACGCCAGCCTGCCGCTCGACACCGTGCACGCGGCGATGGCTGCACTGGCCGCCGACTACGGCATGGACTGGCAGCTGCATGACGGTCGCCGCCGCGCGCGCCTGCTGGTGCTGGTCAGCAAGCAGGGCCATTGCCTGAACGATCTGCTGTTCCGCGCCCACAGCGGGCAGCTGAAAGTGGACATCGCTGCGGTGGCATCGAATCACGCCGATTTCGCGCCGCTGGCCGCGTCCTACCAGGTGCCGTTCCACCATCTGCCGGTAAACGCCGAAACGCGCGCCATGCAGGAACAGCAGATCATCGACCTGGTCGAGCGCGAGCGCATCGACCTGGTAGTGCTGGCGCGCTACATGCAGATCCTCTCGCCCACGCTGTGCCGCGCCCTGGCCGGCCGCGCGATCAACATCCACCACAGCTTCCTGCCCAGCTTCAAGGGCGCGCAGCCGTACCACCAGGCGCACGCGCGCGGGGTCAAGATCATCGGCGCCACCGCGCACTACGTCACCGAGGATCTGGACGAAGGCCCGATCATCGAACAGGACGTGGCCCGCGTGGACCACGCCATGGCACCGCGCGAACTGGTGCGGCTGGGCAGCGATACCGAATCGCAGGTGCTGGCGCGCGCCGTGCGCCGGCACGTGGAGCACCGCATCCTGCTCAACGGGCACCGCACGGTGGTGTTCCGGTAA
- a CDS encoding DUF2798 domain-containing protein, translating to MAYPRSSRWKLHARSTPFVFAFFMAGLMALLMCLVITAANAGLGSGYLARVMAAYQMAMPVAFCGVLLVRPLVVRLVALTVHPR from the coding sequence ATGGCCTACCCCCGATCGTCCCGCTGGAAGCTGCACGCCCGCAGCACGCCGTTTGTCTTCGCCTTCTTCATGGCCGGCCTGATGGCGCTGCTGATGTGCCTGGTCATCACCGCCGCCAACGCCGGGCTGGGCAGCGGCTATCTGGCGCGGGTGATGGCCGCCTACCAGATGGCCATGCCAGTCGCGTTCTGCGGCGTGCTGCTGGTGCGCCCGCTGGTGGTGCGGCTGGTGGCGTTGACGGTGCATCCGCGCTGA
- the pncA gene encoding bifunctional nicotinamidase/pyrazinamidase produces MTALPADVALLVIDLQPDFMPGGALACDQGDALVAPIAELLAQRHYRTVVATQDWHPANHASFASQHPGTRPFESILLHAQPQTLWPDHCVQGSDGAALHPGVDWTVADLILRKGTRQQVDSYSAFRENHGPEGERPPTGLAGWLHERRIREVHVCGLARDYCVLWSAQDAVKSGFRVKFLWELTRPVTEANDAMVREALGKAGIAIV; encoded by the coding sequence ATGACCGCCCTGCCCGCCGATGTCGCCCTGCTGGTGATCGACCTGCAGCCGGACTTCATGCCCGGTGGCGCATTGGCCTGCGACCAGGGTGACGCGCTGGTGGCGCCGATTGCCGAGCTGCTGGCACAGCGCCACTACCGCACGGTGGTGGCCACCCAGGACTGGCACCCGGCCAACCATGCTTCGTTCGCCAGCCAGCACCCGGGCACGCGTCCGTTCGAAAGCATCCTGCTGCACGCGCAGCCGCAGACCCTGTGGCCGGACCACTGCGTGCAGGGCAGCGACGGCGCCGCGCTGCACCCGGGCGTGGACTGGACCGTGGCCGACCTGATCCTGCGCAAGGGCACCCGCCAGCAGGTGGATTCGTACAGTGCGTTCCGCGAGAACCACGGCCCGGAGGGCGAACGCCCACCGACCGGCCTGGCCGGCTGGCTGCATGAGCGCCGCATCCGCGAGGTGCACGTGTGCGGCCTGGCGCGCGATTACTGCGTGCTGTGGAGCGCACAGGACGCGGTGAAATCCGGCTTCCGGGTGAAGTTCCTGTGGGAGCTGACCCGGCCGGTGACCGAAGCCAACGACGCGATGGTGCGTGAGGCGCTGGGCAAGGCAGGGATTGCGATCGTCTGA
- a CDS encoding patatin-like phospholipase family protein: MADKYCDLVMKGGITSGIVYPNAVLALARDYRFKSIGGTSAGAIAAAVAAAAAYGDRRQQAGEHLADGTGYGGLSAVSAQLSRRGFIYSLFQPARGARAAYRLLVALTGGYGWPRKLLCLAVAVFEIAPLEVLVSLALLLGLGWWGGGWSGVAATLLPSLLCAYGAGVAGAALRVARVARRNLLGLCSGLGRDARKPALTEWLHQSLQELSGKPLDAPLTFADLHDAPRYAGEPESPHAISLQMITTCVSHNEPRTLPLGGAQFWFLREEFEQLFPASVVQWLVDHAGTPVDVEGRQYYHLPQGPQLPVLVATRMSLSFPLLISAVPLHEPARRERRCAPSPATPDAEHNVADSMEGLTSAGQSCGPVITAFRICWFSDGGISSNFPIHLFDAAMPRWPTFAINLVYPQHAEDVSHGTTGQQALERAVVLPTENRHGWQRHYQSIATPLAAAELGRFLFAVVATMQNWRDLLQARAPGYRDRIVHVSLQGDEGGMNLDMPQEVLSRIADKGSLAGARFCAFSFDNHYWIRWRNLASAYQRYTLEVARTDDPAQQVLAYRAAYSIVANGEPVAPSYKLGSEDKRRGSQQLWAQMVEQGRTWEDLGPDLTDGAPRPLPQMKVTPIY; this comes from the coding sequence GTGGCAGACAAGTACTGCGATCTGGTCATGAAGGGCGGCATCACCAGCGGCATCGTGTACCCCAATGCGGTACTGGCGCTGGCCCGCGATTACCGGTTCAAGAGCATCGGTGGCACCTCGGCCGGCGCCATTGCGGCGGCGGTGGCGGCAGCGGCAGCGTATGGCGATCGCCGCCAGCAGGCGGGTGAGCACCTGGCCGACGGCACCGGTTACGGCGGCCTGTCCGCGGTGTCAGCGCAGTTGTCGCGGCGCGGCTTCATCTACAGCCTGTTCCAGCCGGCACGCGGCGCGCGGGCGGCCTACCGGCTGCTGGTGGCGCTGACCGGCGGCTACGGGTGGCCGCGCAAGCTGTTGTGCCTGGCGGTGGCCGTGTTCGAGATCGCCCCGCTGGAAGTGCTGGTGTCGCTGGCGCTGCTGCTGGGCCTGGGCTGGTGGGGCGGTGGCTGGAGCGGCGTGGCCGCCACCCTGCTCCCTTCGCTGCTGTGTGCCTATGGCGCCGGCGTGGCCGGTGCCGCGCTGCGGGTGGCGCGGGTGGCACGGCGCAACCTGCTGGGCCTGTGCAGCGGCCTGGGCCGCGATGCACGCAAGCCGGCACTGACCGAATGGCTGCACCAGAGCCTGCAGGAGCTGTCCGGCAAGCCGCTGGACGCACCGCTCACCTTTGCCGATCTGCACGATGCACCGCGCTATGCCGGCGAGCCGGAGAGCCCGCATGCCATCAGCCTGCAGATGATCACCACCTGCGTGTCGCACAACGAACCGCGCACGCTGCCGCTGGGCGGTGCGCAGTTCTGGTTCCTGCGCGAGGAATTCGAGCAGCTGTTCCCGGCCAGCGTGGTGCAGTGGCTGGTCGACCACGCCGGCACGCCGGTGGATGTGGAAGGGCGGCAGTACTACCACCTGCCACAGGGCCCGCAGCTGCCGGTACTGGTGGCCACCCGGATGAGCCTGAGCTTCCCGCTGCTGATCAGTGCGGTGCCGCTGCATGAGCCGGCGCGCCGCGAGCGCCGCTGCGCGCCGTCACCGGCCACCCCTGATGCCGAGCACAACGTGGCCGACAGCATGGAAGGCCTGACCAGTGCCGGCCAGTCCTGCGGGCCGGTCATCACCGCGTTCCGCATCTGCTGGTTCTCCGATGGTGGCATCAGCAGCAACTTCCCCATCCACCTGTTCGATGCGGCAATGCCGCGCTGGCCGACCTTCGCCATCAACCTGGTCTACCCGCAGCATGCCGAGGATGTCAGCCATGGCACCACCGGCCAGCAGGCGCTGGAGCGCGCCGTGGTGCTACCCACCGAGAACCGCCACGGCTGGCAGCGCCATTACCAGTCCATCGCCACGCCGCTGGCCGCCGCCGAGCTGGGCCGTTTCCTGTTTGCGGTGGTGGCCACCATGCAGAACTGGCGCGACCTGCTGCAGGCACGCGCACCGGGCTACCGCGACCGCATCGTTCACGTGAGCCTGCAGGGCGACGAAGGGGGCATGAACCTGGACATGCCGCAGGAGGTGCTGAGCCGCATCGCCGACAAGGGCAGCCTGGCCGGCGCACGCTTCTGCGCGTTCTCGTTCGATAACCACTACTGGATCCGCTGGCGCAACCTCGCTTCGGCCTACCAGCGCTACACGCTGGAAGTGGCGCGTACCGATGACCCGGCGCAGCAGGTACTGGCCTACCGCGCGGCGTATTCCATCGTCGCCAATGGTGAGCCGGTGGCGCCGTCGTACAAGCTGGGTTCGGAAGACAAGCGTCGCGGATCGCAGCAGTTGTGGGCGCAGATGGTGGAGCAGGGCCGCACGTGGGAAGACCTGGGTCCGGACCTGACCGACGGTGCACCGCGTCCGCTGCCGCAGATGAAGGTCACGCCGATCTACTGA